CGAGCCGCTCGCCGCCGGCCTGCGCCGCTGGTCGCCGCCCTGGCCGGTCGCGCTGCCCGCGCAGGTCGCCGCGATCCGGGCGCTGCGGGACCCCGGGCACTACCAGGACTGCTGGCAGCGCACCGGGGACCTGCGGCGGATGCTGGCCGACGGGTTGCGCTCGGCCGCGGACGTCGAGGTGCTGGAGTCGGAGGCGAACTTCGTCCTGGTCCGGCTGCCCCGCGAGGGGATGGCCGCCGAGGTGCGACGCCGTTGTGAGGCCGACGGCGTGTTCGTCCGGGACGTCTCCCCGCTCTCACCCGACTTCCGCGATCGCTACGTCCGGGTCGCCGTCAAGGACGTCGACGAGACCGAGCGGATCGTCGCGGCGTTCGGCCGGCTCAGCGGAAGTTGAAGACCGGCGGCAGGACCAGCACCACCACCCACATCCAGACCGCGAAGACCGGCAGGTAGGTGGTCTGCCACCGCTCGATCGCCGGGAACCCGGCGCGCCGGCGGACGAAGCTGAACAGCAGCCACGCCGCCCAGGCCAGGTTGGCCAGCAGCACGATGTTCTCGCCCAGCGCCGCCGTGTTGTTCGGGGTGGTGCCGTACTCGGCGATCCGGCCGGTCATGGTCAGCAGGACCAGCGCGTCGATGACCAGCGCGCTGACCACCAGGACCAGCTGGAGCACGTCGAACGTGCCGCGCGGGGCCAGCGGGTTCCGGGCGGAGATCGAGTACAGCAGCAGGCCCAGCACGATGGCGAGCAGCAGGTCGAACATCACCAGGTTCTCGCGTTCCACGTCGATGCCGCCGTGGGTCAGGCCGGTGGCGACCAGGAAGGCCAGCAGCACCACGGCGAACAGCGGGGTGAACAGCCGGGTGAGCACCGGCGCGATGTTCTCGATGACACCCTGCTTGGCCTCGACGAGCCAGCCGGCCACCACCACCGCCGCCATCCCGCCACAGGGCACCAGCCAGTACGTGATGAAGTCGTCGGCGCCCAGCCCGATGGCGTCGAACGTGCTGGTCAGGAACACGATCAGCACGCCGCCGCCGAGCGCGATCAGGACGAGATAGACGAACCACTCGCCGCTGAACCTGATGAAGTCCATCCGCCGGCGCGACGACCGTACCTCGTCGGAGACGTAGGCCAGGCCGACCACGAACCACAGGGCGATCGGCAGGTGGGAGCCGATCAGGTTGACCGACTGGGAGTCGTCGGCGACCGGGTAGAAGTTCGCCCCGGCGACGCCGAGCGCGAACAGCGCCACCAGCACCGCGCACAGCCGGAGACCGGCCCGCCGGCGCCAGGCCAGGAAGCCGGCCAGCCAGGGGAGGGTGAACAGGGCCACGTTGGTCTCGTAGAACGTGCCCTCGTCGTCGAAGTGCTGCCCGAACAGGGCCGGCACCTTGATCGAGAGGGCCGCGCCGGCGGCGCAGACCAGCATGGCGATCAGGTCGCGCCGCAACGTCGCCTTCGTCGCCGTGTCCCCGGAGTCGCCCAGGAACATCAGCTGTTTCCACAGCCGTTCGGAGTGCTCGCGGGCGAACTCGCGGGACAGGTCGTCCAGGCCGCCCATCCGCTTGACCGCGATGAGGAACGCCTCGTCGGGCCGCAGCCCCAGGGCGGTGAGCTCGTCGACGGAGTCGCGCAGGTGGTCCTCGAGCTCGTCGGCGTCGGACGCGATGAGTTCCGGCCGGCGGCGGACGTACTCCCGCCACTGCGCGAACTGGCTCTCCAGTTCGTCCGGACCGTTGGTCACTGTCACGCGGTGCCCTCCAAGGGAAGTGTCTGCGGCCAGATCTGCTGGAGCGCCTCGACCACCGTCGTCCACTGATGGCGCTGCTCGGCCAGCTCGGCCAGGCCCTGCTTGGTGATGCGGTAGTACTTGCGCCGGCGTTCACCGGTCACGGTCTGCCAGCTCGCTTCGACGTGGCCGAGGCGTTCGAGCCGGTGCAGCAGGGGATAGAGGAACCCCTCGGTCCAGTCCAGCTCGCCGCCGGACAGGTCGCTGATCCGGCGCAGGATGGCGTAGCCGTAGCTCTCGCCCTCGGCGAGGATGCCGAGCACGATCGGGGTGGCCGAGGCGGCCACGAGATCCTTTGTCACCCGCACGGGGGCACCCTTCCTCCCATACCGTTCGTCGCTGCCGTTCGTGATGCCGTTCGTGATGCCGTCGTGATACCTAGAAGATCAAGGCATAGTAGAGCTAGGTAAAGGTTGCCGCAACGGCCTGATCCCGTACGCTGCGGCGGTGAGCATCGGCAAGGGCGACATCGCGCCCGACTTCGAACTGCCCGACCAGGACGGCACGCCGCGGCGGCTGACCGACCTGCTGGCGAACGGTCCCGTGGTCCTCTTCTTCTACCCCGGGGCGATGACCAAGGGCTGCACCGCCGAGGCCTGCCACTTCCGCGACCTCGCGGCGGAGTACCGCGCGGCCGGCGTGCAGCGGGTCGGCATCAGCCGGGATCCGGTGGAGAAGCAGAAGCTCTTCGCGGAGACCTACACGTTCGACTACCCGCTGCTGTCCGACCCGGCATCGGCGACCATCGCGGCGTACGGCGTGAAGCGCAAGCTGAACCTGGGCCCGCTGAGCACCAAGCGGATGACGTTCGTGATCGGCACCGACCGGACGGTCCTCGACGTGATCCACAGCGAGCTGGACATGAACCAGCATGCGGCGCAGGCGCTCAGCGTGGCGGCCGCGGCCAAGGCCTGATCCGGTGGGCGGGTCCTCGGTGGCCCGGCGGCAGGCCGAACTGCGGGCGCGGGTCGGCGAGCATCTGGAGCCGGGGGAGACCTGCCGGGCGGCCGTGTGGGTCGCCCGGGCGTCCGGGCTGTCGTTGATCTCACGGATCAGCGGGGCTTCACAGGGACCGCTGGCGCCGGCGCCGGTGGGGCCGCGCGGTGGCACTGCCGCCGGGTTGTATCGATGCCTGCCGGAGCATACGTCGGCGGCGGCGCTCGCGTTGACGGAGGCTCGGCTGCTGCTGTTCCTGCTCACCGAGGCGACGCCTTCTGATCGGACGGACCTGGCCGGCCCCGCGTCGGGCGGCCCCGCGCCGGCCGCGCCCGCGTCGGGCGGCCCCGCGCCGGATGGTCCCGCGCCGACCGCGCCCGCTTCGAGCGGATTCGCGGCGGTTACGTCTTTCGACCGGGTCAAGCTGGCTGTCCGTCGGCTGTTCTCCCGGACCGAGGCCGAGCCGCTGGCGCCGCTGGCACTGGCCTGGCAGTGTCAGCGGACCGCGCTGGACGCGGCCGCCGCGAGCGACCCGGAGGGCGAACTCTCGCTGCGCTTCACCGACGGGTCCCACCTGTCCGTGGTCGCTCCGGCGATGCTGGCCATCCCGTTCGCCACGGCGGTGAGCCGGCCGTGAGCGGCCATGATCTGGGCGTGAGTTGCCCGTGAGCCCGGCCTGAGTCGGGCGTGAGTTGCCCGTGAGCCCGGCCTGAGCTGGGCCTGAGCCGCCCGTGAGCCGGGCCGGCCGTGCCTCGGCATCCGGCCGGGGCC
This window of the Actinoplanes oblitus genome carries:
- a CDS encoding permease prefix domain 1-containing protein; its protein translation is MTVTNGPDELESQFAQWREYVRRRPELIASDADELEDHLRDSVDELTALGLRPDEAFLIAVKRMGGLDDLSREFAREHSERLWKQLMFLGDSGDTATKATLRRDLIAMLVCAAGAALSIKVPALFGQHFDDEGTFYETNVALFTLPWLAGFLAWRRRAGLRLCAVLVALFALGVAGANFYPVADDSQSVNLIGSHLPIALWFVVGLAYVSDEVRSSRRRMDFIRFSGEWFVYLVLIALGGGVLIVFLTSTFDAIGLGADDFITYWLVPCGGMAAVVVAGWLVEAKQGVIENIAPVLTRLFTPLFAVVLLAFLVATGLTHGGIDVERENLVMFDLLLAIVLGLLLYSISARNPLAPRGTFDVLQLVLVVSALVIDALVLLTMTGRIAEYGTTPNNTAALGENIVLLANLAWAAWLLFSFVRRRAGFPAIERWQTTYLPVFAVWMWVVVLVLPPVFNFR
- a CDS encoding peroxiredoxin gives rise to the protein MSIGKGDIAPDFELPDQDGTPRRLTDLLANGPVVLFFYPGAMTKGCTAEACHFRDLAAEYRAAGVQRVGISRDPVEKQKLFAETYTFDYPLLSDPASATIAAYGVKRKLNLGPLSTKRMTFVIGTDRTVLDVIHSELDMNQHAAQALSVAAAAKA
- a CDS encoding PadR family transcriptional regulator, encoding MRVTKDLVAASATPIVLGILAEGESYGYAILRRISDLSGGELDWTEGFLYPLLHRLERLGHVEASWQTVTGERRRKYYRITKQGLAELAEQRHQWTTVVEALQQIWPQTLPLEGTA